A genomic segment from Sciurus carolinensis chromosome 1, mSciCar1.2, whole genome shotgun sequence encodes:
- the Map7d1 gene encoding MAP7 domain-containing protein 1 isoform X14 encodes MESGPHAEPGPGAPPAVVARIPPEPRPSPEGDPSPPPPPPPMSALVPDTPPDTPPAMKNATNPKQLPVEPESPPGQVVPRPAPLQEESPSSEAKSRGPTPPATGPRDARPSRRSSQPSPTAVAASDSPPTKQDVKKSGERHKLAKERREERAKYLAAKKAVWLEKEEKAKALREKQLQERRRRLEEQRLKAEQRRAALEERQRQKLEKNKERYEAAIQRSVKKTWAEIRQQRWSWAGALHHSSPGRKTNRSLQLSAWESSIVDRLMTPTLSFLARSRSAVTLPRNGRDQAVPVCPRSASASPLTPPCSAPRSVHRCTPAGERGERRKPSAGGSPAPARRRPEASPVQKKEKKDKERENEKEKNALARERSLKKRQSLPATVRPRLSAGATSELSPKSKARPSSPSWHRPASPCPSPGPGHTLPPKPPSPRGTTASPKGRVRRKEEAKESPNTAGPEDKNQSKSRASDEKEPAAPASPAPSPVPSPTPAQPQKEQPIAEIPAGTAVLTSPPTPAPPVTPSKPMAGTTDREEATRLLAEKRRQAREQREREEQERKLQAERDKRMREEQLAREAEARAEQEAEAQRREEQEAREKAQAEQEEQERLQKQKEEAEARSREEAERQRLEREKHFQREEQERQERRKRLEEIMKRTRKSEVAETKQKQDRKEAKANNSDPDPVKVVEARPSGLQKEAVQKEEPASQEPQWSLPSKELPGSLVNGLQPLPAHQENGFSPKGPSGDKSLGRTPEALLPFAEAEAFLKKAVVQPPQVTEVL; translated from the exons ATGGAGAGCGGCCCGCATGCGGAGCCGGGTCCCGGCGCACCCCCAG CTGTGGTAGCCAGAATCCCCCCAGAGCCAAGACCTTCCCCAGAAGGTGACCCTTCACCcccaccgccaccaccaccaaTGTCAGCCCTAGTCCCGGACACCCCCCCGGACACCCCTCCTGCCATGAAGAATGCCACTAACCCTAAACAGCTCCCAGTGGAACCAGAGAGTCCTCCAGGGCAGGTGGTGCCTAGGCCAGCCCCCCTGCAGGAAGAATCCCCTTCCTCGGAAGCAAAAAGCCGGGGACCCACCCCACCAGCCACAGGCCCACGGGATGCCAGGCCTTCTCGAAGGAGCAGCCAGCCGTCCCCAACTGCAGTGGCAGCCTCTGACAGCCCTCCCACCAAGCAAG ATGTAAAGAAGTCGGGAGAGAGACACAAGCTGGCAAAGGAACGGCGAGAAGAGCGGGCCAAGTATCTGG CGGCCAAGAAGgcagtgtggctggagaaggaggagaaggccAAGGCGCTGCGGGAGAAGCAGCTCCAGGAGCGCCGGCGGCGGCTGGAGGAGCAGCGACTTAAAGCTGAGCAACGCAGAGCTGCCCTGGAGGAGCGACAGCGGCAGAAGCTGGAGAAGAACAAG GAGCGCTATGAAGCAGCCATCCAGCGGTCAGTGAAGAAGACGTGGGCTGAAATCCGGCAGCAGCGCTGGTCCTGGGCAGGGGCCCTGCACCACAGCTCCCCAGGACGTAAGACCA ATCGCAGCCTGCAGCTCAGCGCATGGGAGAGCAGCATTGTGGATCGTCTGATGACGCCCACCCTCTCTTTCCTGGCTCGGAGTCGCAGTGCGGTCACATTGCCCCGCAACGGCCGCGACCAGG CCGTGCCTGTGTGCCCGCGCTCGGCCTCCGCCAGCCCCCTGACACCGCCATGCAGCGCCCCCCGGAGCGTGCACCGCTGCACCCCGGCTGGGGAGCGCGGGGAGCGGCGCAAGCCCAGCGCTGGGGGCAGCCCCGCTCCGGCTCGCCGCCGGCCAGAGGCCTCTCCG gtgcagaaaaaagagaagaaggacaAGGAGAGGGAAAACGAGAAGGAAAAGAATGCCCTGGCCCGGGAGCGTAGCCTCAAAAAGCGCCAGTCGCTACCTGCTACTGTGCGGCCACGTCTCTCTGCTGGCGCCACCTCAGAGCTCAG CCCCAAGTCCAAGGCCCGGCCATCCTCTCCTTCCTGGCACAGGCCTGCCTCCCCAtgccccagcccagggccaggaCACACTCTGCCTCCAAAACCACCGTCCCCCAGAGGCACCACTGCATCACCCAAGGGTCGGGTTcggaggaaggaggaggcaaaGGAGAGCCCCAACACAGCAGGACCCGAGGACAAGAACCAGAGCAAGAGCAGGGCCAGTGATGAGAAGGAGCCAGCAGCCCCAGCCTCACCAGCACCCTCACCTGTGCCCTCAcccacccctgcccagccccagaaGGAGCAGCCCATAGCAGAGATCCCTGCAG GTACTGCTGTCCTGACCTCACCCCCAACGCCCGCTCCCCCAGTGACCCCTAGCAAACCCATGGCTGGCACCACAGACCGTGAAGAGGCCACTCGGCTCCTGGCTGAGAAAAGGCGCCAGGCCCGGGAGCAGCGTGAGCGGGAGGAACAAGAACGGAAGCTGCAGGCAGAAAGGGACAA GCGAATGAGAGAGGAGCAGCTGgcgcgggaggctgaggcccgggcagagcaggaggctgaggcccagagGCGGGAGGAGCAGGAGGCCCGAGAGAAGGCACAGGCGGAGCAGGAGGAGCAAGAGCGGCTGCAAAAGCAG AAAGAGGAGGCTGAAGCCCGGTCACGGGAAGAAGCGGAAAGGCAGCGCCTGGAGAGGGAAAAGCACTTCCAGCGAGAGGAACAGGAGCGGCAGGAGCGCAGAAAG CGTCTGGAGGAGATAATGAAGAGGACTCGGAAGTCAGAAGTTGCTGAAACCAAG CAGAAACAGGACAGAAAGGAGGCAAAAGCCAACAATTCCGACCCAG ATCCTGTGAAGGTTGTGGAAGCTCGACCCTCAGGGCTGCAGAAGGAAGCTGTGCAGAAAGAGGAGCCAGCTTCCCAGGAGCCTCAGTGGAG CCTGCCAAGCAAGGAGCTGCCTGGGTCCCTGGTGAATGGCTTGCAGCCTCTCCCAGCGCATCAAGAGAATGGCTTCTCCCCCAAGGGACCCTCTGGGGACAAGAGTCTGGGCCGAACACCAGAAGCACTCCTGCCCTTTGCAGAGGCAGAAGCCTTCCTCAAGAAAGCTGTGGTACAGCCTCCACAGGTCACAG AAGTCCTTTAA
- the Map7d1 gene encoding MAP7 domain-containing protein 1 isoform X12 has product MESGPHAEPGPGAPPAVVARIPPEPRPSPEGDPSPPPPPPPMSALVPDTPPDTPPAMKNATNPKQLPVEPESPPGQVVPRPAPLQEESPSSEAKSRGPTPPATGPRDARPSRRSSQPSPTAVAASDSPPTKQDVKKSGERHKLAKERREERAKYLAAKKAVWLEKEEKAKALREKQLQERRRRLEEQRLKAEQRRAALEERQRQKLEKNKERYEAAIQRSVKKTWAEIRQQRWSWAGALHHSSPGHRSLQLSAWESSIVDRLMTPTLSFLARSRSAVTLPRNGRDQGRGSGSGRRPRRGRAGADLAPGPHPDRTHTSAAVPVCPRSASASPLTPPCSAPRSVHRCTPAGERGERRKPSAGGSPAPARRRPEASPVQKKEKKDKERENEKEKNALARERSLKKRQSLPATVRPRLSAGATSELSPKSKARPSSPSWHRPASPCPSPGPGHTLPPKPPSPRGTTASPKGRVRRKEEAKESPNTAGPEDKNQSKSRASDEKEPAAPASPAPSPVPSPTPAQPQKEQPIAEIPAGTAVLTSPPTPAPPVTPSKPMAGTTDREEATRLLAEKRRQAREQREREEQERKLQAERDKRMREEQLAREAEARAEQEAEAQRREEQEAREKAQAEQEEQERLQKQKEEAEARSREEAERQRLEREKHFQREEQERQERRKRLEEIMKRTRKSEVAETKQKQDRKEAKANNSDPDPVKVVEARPSGLQKEAVQKEEPASQEPQWSLPSKELPGSLVNGLQPLPAHQENGFSPKGPSGDKSLGRTPEALLPFAEAEAFLKKAVVQPPQVTEVL; this is encoded by the exons ATGGAGAGCGGCCCGCATGCGGAGCCGGGTCCCGGCGCACCCCCAG CTGTGGTAGCCAGAATCCCCCCAGAGCCAAGACCTTCCCCAGAAGGTGACCCTTCACCcccaccgccaccaccaccaaTGTCAGCCCTAGTCCCGGACACCCCCCCGGACACCCCTCCTGCCATGAAGAATGCCACTAACCCTAAACAGCTCCCAGTGGAACCAGAGAGTCCTCCAGGGCAGGTGGTGCCTAGGCCAGCCCCCCTGCAGGAAGAATCCCCTTCCTCGGAAGCAAAAAGCCGGGGACCCACCCCACCAGCCACAGGCCCACGGGATGCCAGGCCTTCTCGAAGGAGCAGCCAGCCGTCCCCAACTGCAGTGGCAGCCTCTGACAGCCCTCCCACCAAGCAAG ATGTAAAGAAGTCGGGAGAGAGACACAAGCTGGCAAAGGAACGGCGAGAAGAGCGGGCCAAGTATCTGG CGGCCAAGAAGgcagtgtggctggagaaggaggagaaggccAAGGCGCTGCGGGAGAAGCAGCTCCAGGAGCGCCGGCGGCGGCTGGAGGAGCAGCGACTTAAAGCTGAGCAACGCAGAGCTGCCCTGGAGGAGCGACAGCGGCAGAAGCTGGAGAAGAACAAG GAGCGCTATGAAGCAGCCATCCAGCGGTCAGTGAAGAAGACGTGGGCTGAAATCCGGCAGCAGCGCTGGTCCTGGGCAGGGGCCCTGCACCACAGCTCCCCAGGAC ATCGCAGCCTGCAGCTCAGCGCATGGGAGAGCAGCATTGTGGATCGTCTGATGACGCCCACCCTCTCTTTCCTGGCTCGGAGTCGCAGTGCGGTCACATTGCCCCGCAACGGCCGCGACCAGGGTAGGGGCAGCGGCTCTGGGAGACGCCCCAGGAGGGGCCGGGCAGGGGCCGACCTAGCGCCTGGGCCGCACCCCGACCGCACTCATACCTCCGCAGCCGTGCCTGTGTGCCCGCGCTCGGCCTCCGCCAGCCCCCTGACACCGCCATGCAGCGCCCCCCGGAGCGTGCACCGCTGCACCCCGGCTGGGGAGCGCGGGGAGCGGCGCAAGCCCAGCGCTGGGGGCAGCCCCGCTCCGGCTCGCCGCCGGCCAGAGGCCTCTCCG gtgcagaaaaaagagaagaaggacaAGGAGAGGGAAAACGAGAAGGAAAAGAATGCCCTGGCCCGGGAGCGTAGCCTCAAAAAGCGCCAGTCGCTACCTGCTACTGTGCGGCCACGTCTCTCTGCTGGCGCCACCTCAGAGCTCAG CCCCAAGTCCAAGGCCCGGCCATCCTCTCCTTCCTGGCACAGGCCTGCCTCCCCAtgccccagcccagggccaggaCACACTCTGCCTCCAAAACCACCGTCCCCCAGAGGCACCACTGCATCACCCAAGGGTCGGGTTcggaggaaggaggaggcaaaGGAGAGCCCCAACACAGCAGGACCCGAGGACAAGAACCAGAGCAAGAGCAGGGCCAGTGATGAGAAGGAGCCAGCAGCCCCAGCCTCACCAGCACCCTCACCTGTGCCCTCAcccacccctgcccagccccagaaGGAGCAGCCCATAGCAGAGATCCCTGCAG GTACTGCTGTCCTGACCTCACCCCCAACGCCCGCTCCCCCAGTGACCCCTAGCAAACCCATGGCTGGCACCACAGACCGTGAAGAGGCCACTCGGCTCCTGGCTGAGAAAAGGCGCCAGGCCCGGGAGCAGCGTGAGCGGGAGGAACAAGAACGGAAGCTGCAGGCAGAAAGGGACAA GCGAATGAGAGAGGAGCAGCTGgcgcgggaggctgaggcccgggcagagcaggaggctgaggcccagagGCGGGAGGAGCAGGAGGCCCGAGAGAAGGCACAGGCGGAGCAGGAGGAGCAAGAGCGGCTGCAAAAGCAG AAAGAGGAGGCTGAAGCCCGGTCACGGGAAGAAGCGGAAAGGCAGCGCCTGGAGAGGGAAAAGCACTTCCAGCGAGAGGAACAGGAGCGGCAGGAGCGCAGAAAG CGTCTGGAGGAGATAATGAAGAGGACTCGGAAGTCAGAAGTTGCTGAAACCAAG CAGAAACAGGACAGAAAGGAGGCAAAAGCCAACAATTCCGACCCAG ATCCTGTGAAGGTTGTGGAAGCTCGACCCTCAGGGCTGCAGAAGGAAGCTGTGCAGAAAGAGGAGCCAGCTTCCCAGGAGCCTCAGTGGAG CCTGCCAAGCAAGGAGCTGCCTGGGTCCCTGGTGAATGGCTTGCAGCCTCTCCCAGCGCATCAAGAGAATGGCTTCTCCCCCAAGGGACCCTCTGGGGACAAGAGTCTGGGCCGAACACCAGAAGCACTCCTGCCCTTTGCAGAGGCAGAAGCCTTCCTCAAGAAAGCTGTGGTACAGCCTCCACAGGTCACAG AAGTCCTTTAA
- the Map7d1 gene encoding MAP7 domain-containing protein 1 isoform X15: MESGPHAEPGPGAPPAVVARIPPEPRPSPEGDPSPPPPPPPMSALVPDTPPDTPPAMKNATNPKQLPVEPESPPGQVVPRPAPLQEESPSSEAKSRGPTPPATGPRDARPSRRSSQPSPTAVAASDSPPTKQDVKKSGERHKLAKERREERAKYLAAKKAVWLEKEEKAKALREKQLQERRRRLEEQRLKAEQRRAALEERQRQKLEKNKERYEAAIQRSVKKTWAEIRQQRWSWAGALHHSSPGRKTNRSLQLSAWESSIVDRLMTPTLSFLARSRSAVTLPRNGRDQAVPVCPRSASASPLTPPCSAPRSVHRCTPAGERGERRKPSAGGSPAPARRRPEASPVQKKEKKDKERENEKEKNALARERSLKKRQSLPATVRPRLSAGATSELSPKSKARPSSPSWHRPASPCPSPGPGHTLPPKPPSPRGTTASPKGRVRRKEEAKESPNTAGPEDKNQSKSRASDEKEPAAPASPAPSPVPSPTPAQPQKEQPIAEIPAGTAVLTSPPTPAPPVTPSKPMAGTTDREEATRLLAEKRRQAREQREREEQERKLQAERDKRMREEQLAREAEARAEQEAEAQRREEQEAREKAQAEQEEQERLQKQKEEAEARSREEAERQRLEREKHFQREEQERQERRKRLEEIMKRTRKSEVAETKKQDRKEAKANNSDPDPVKVVEARPSGLQKEAVQKEEPASQEPQWSLPSKELPGSLVNGLQPLPAHQENGFSPKGPSGDKSLGRTPEALLPFAEAEAFLKKAVVQPPQVTEVL, from the exons ATGGAGAGCGGCCCGCATGCGGAGCCGGGTCCCGGCGCACCCCCAG CTGTGGTAGCCAGAATCCCCCCAGAGCCAAGACCTTCCCCAGAAGGTGACCCTTCACCcccaccgccaccaccaccaaTGTCAGCCCTAGTCCCGGACACCCCCCCGGACACCCCTCCTGCCATGAAGAATGCCACTAACCCTAAACAGCTCCCAGTGGAACCAGAGAGTCCTCCAGGGCAGGTGGTGCCTAGGCCAGCCCCCCTGCAGGAAGAATCCCCTTCCTCGGAAGCAAAAAGCCGGGGACCCACCCCACCAGCCACAGGCCCACGGGATGCCAGGCCTTCTCGAAGGAGCAGCCAGCCGTCCCCAACTGCAGTGGCAGCCTCTGACAGCCCTCCCACCAAGCAAG ATGTAAAGAAGTCGGGAGAGAGACACAAGCTGGCAAAGGAACGGCGAGAAGAGCGGGCCAAGTATCTGG CGGCCAAGAAGgcagtgtggctggagaaggaggagaaggccAAGGCGCTGCGGGAGAAGCAGCTCCAGGAGCGCCGGCGGCGGCTGGAGGAGCAGCGACTTAAAGCTGAGCAACGCAGAGCTGCCCTGGAGGAGCGACAGCGGCAGAAGCTGGAGAAGAACAAG GAGCGCTATGAAGCAGCCATCCAGCGGTCAGTGAAGAAGACGTGGGCTGAAATCCGGCAGCAGCGCTGGTCCTGGGCAGGGGCCCTGCACCACAGCTCCCCAGGACGTAAGACCA ATCGCAGCCTGCAGCTCAGCGCATGGGAGAGCAGCATTGTGGATCGTCTGATGACGCCCACCCTCTCTTTCCTGGCTCGGAGTCGCAGTGCGGTCACATTGCCCCGCAACGGCCGCGACCAGG CCGTGCCTGTGTGCCCGCGCTCGGCCTCCGCCAGCCCCCTGACACCGCCATGCAGCGCCCCCCGGAGCGTGCACCGCTGCACCCCGGCTGGGGAGCGCGGGGAGCGGCGCAAGCCCAGCGCTGGGGGCAGCCCCGCTCCGGCTCGCCGCCGGCCAGAGGCCTCTCCG gtgcagaaaaaagagaagaaggacaAGGAGAGGGAAAACGAGAAGGAAAAGAATGCCCTGGCCCGGGAGCGTAGCCTCAAAAAGCGCCAGTCGCTACCTGCTACTGTGCGGCCACGTCTCTCTGCTGGCGCCACCTCAGAGCTCAG CCCCAAGTCCAAGGCCCGGCCATCCTCTCCTTCCTGGCACAGGCCTGCCTCCCCAtgccccagcccagggccaggaCACACTCTGCCTCCAAAACCACCGTCCCCCAGAGGCACCACTGCATCACCCAAGGGTCGGGTTcggaggaaggaggaggcaaaGGAGAGCCCCAACACAGCAGGACCCGAGGACAAGAACCAGAGCAAGAGCAGGGCCAGTGATGAGAAGGAGCCAGCAGCCCCAGCCTCACCAGCACCCTCACCTGTGCCCTCAcccacccctgcccagccccagaaGGAGCAGCCCATAGCAGAGATCCCTGCAG GTACTGCTGTCCTGACCTCACCCCCAACGCCCGCTCCCCCAGTGACCCCTAGCAAACCCATGGCTGGCACCACAGACCGTGAAGAGGCCACTCGGCTCCTGGCTGAGAAAAGGCGCCAGGCCCGGGAGCAGCGTGAGCGGGAGGAACAAGAACGGAAGCTGCAGGCAGAAAGGGACAA GCGAATGAGAGAGGAGCAGCTGgcgcgggaggctgaggcccgggcagagcaggaggctgaggcccagagGCGGGAGGAGCAGGAGGCCCGAGAGAAGGCACAGGCGGAGCAGGAGGAGCAAGAGCGGCTGCAAAAGCAG AAAGAGGAGGCTGAAGCCCGGTCACGGGAAGAAGCGGAAAGGCAGCGCCTGGAGAGGGAAAAGCACTTCCAGCGAGAGGAACAGGAGCGGCAGGAGCGCAGAAAG CGTCTGGAGGAGATAATGAAGAGGACTCGGAAGTCAGAAGTTGCTGAAACCAAG AAACAGGACAGAAAGGAGGCAAAAGCCAACAATTCCGACCCAG ATCCTGTGAAGGTTGTGGAAGCTCGACCCTCAGGGCTGCAGAAGGAAGCTGTGCAGAAAGAGGAGCCAGCTTCCCAGGAGCCTCAGTGGAG CCTGCCAAGCAAGGAGCTGCCTGGGTCCCTGGTGAATGGCTTGCAGCCTCTCCCAGCGCATCAAGAGAATGGCTTCTCCCCCAAGGGACCCTCTGGGGACAAGAGTCTGGGCCGAACACCAGAAGCACTCCTGCCCTTTGCAGAGGCAGAAGCCTTCCTCAAGAAAGCTGTGGTACAGCCTCCACAGGTCACAG AAGTCCTTTAA
- the Map7d1 gene encoding MAP7 domain-containing protein 1 isoform X1 produces MESGPHAEPGPGAPPAVVARIPPEPRPSPEGDPSPPPPPPPMSALVPDTPPDTPPAMKNATNPKQLPVEPESPPGQVVPRPAPLQEESPSSEAKSRGPTPPATGPRDARPSRRSSQPSPTAVAASDSPPTKQDVKKSGERHKLAKERREERAKYLAAKKAVWLEKEEKAKALREKQLQERRRRLEEQRLKAEQRRAALEERQRQKLEKNKERYEAAIQRSVKKTWAEIRQQRWSWAGALHHSSPGRKTSGSRCSVSAVNLPKHVDSIINKRLSKSSATLWNSPSRNRSLQLSAWESSIVDRLMTPTLSFLARSRSAVTLPRNGRDQGRGSGSGRRPRRGRAGADLAPGPHPDRTHTSAAVPVCPRSASASPLTPPCSAPRSVHRCTPAGERGERRKPSAGGSPAPARRRPEASPVQKKEKKDKERENEKEKNALARERSLKKRQSLPATVRPRLSAGATSELSPKSKARPSSPSWHRPASPCPSPGPGHTLPPKPPSPRGTTASPKGRVRRKEEAKESPNTAGPEDKNQSKSRASDEKEPAAPASPAPSPVPSPTPAQPQKEQPIAEIPAGTAVLTSPPTPAPPVTPSKPMAGTTDREEATRLLAEKRRQAREQREREEQERKLQAERDKRMREEQLAREAEARAEQEAEAQRREEQEAREKAQAEQEEQERLQKQKEEAEARSREEAERQRLEREKHFQREEQERQERRKRLEEIMKRTRKSEVAETKQKQDRKEAKANNSDPDPVKVVEARPSGLQKEAVQKEEPASQEPQWSLPSKELPGSLVNGLQPLPAHQENGFSPKGPSGDKSLGRTPEALLPFAEAEAFLKKAVVQPPQVTEVL; encoded by the exons ATGGAGAGCGGCCCGCATGCGGAGCCGGGTCCCGGCGCACCCCCAG CTGTGGTAGCCAGAATCCCCCCAGAGCCAAGACCTTCCCCAGAAGGTGACCCTTCACCcccaccgccaccaccaccaaTGTCAGCCCTAGTCCCGGACACCCCCCCGGACACCCCTCCTGCCATGAAGAATGCCACTAACCCTAAACAGCTCCCAGTGGAACCAGAGAGTCCTCCAGGGCAGGTGGTGCCTAGGCCAGCCCCCCTGCAGGAAGAATCCCCTTCCTCGGAAGCAAAAAGCCGGGGACCCACCCCACCAGCCACAGGCCCACGGGATGCCAGGCCTTCTCGAAGGAGCAGCCAGCCGTCCCCAACTGCAGTGGCAGCCTCTGACAGCCCTCCCACCAAGCAAG ATGTAAAGAAGTCGGGAGAGAGACACAAGCTGGCAAAGGAACGGCGAGAAGAGCGGGCCAAGTATCTGG CGGCCAAGAAGgcagtgtggctggagaaggaggagaaggccAAGGCGCTGCGGGAGAAGCAGCTCCAGGAGCGCCGGCGGCGGCTGGAGGAGCAGCGACTTAAAGCTGAGCAACGCAGAGCTGCCCTGGAGGAGCGACAGCGGCAGAAGCTGGAGAAGAACAAG GAGCGCTATGAAGCAGCCATCCAGCGGTCAGTGAAGAAGACGTGGGCTGAAATCCGGCAGCAGCGCTGGTCCTGGGCAGGGGCCCTGCACCACAGCTCCCCAGGACGTAAGACCA GTGGGAGCAGGTGCTCCGTGTCGGCAGTAAACCTGCCCAAACACGTGGACTCTATAATCAACAAGCGGCTCTCAAAGTCCTCTGCCACGCTCTGGAACTCCCCCAGTAGAA ATCGCAGCCTGCAGCTCAGCGCATGGGAGAGCAGCATTGTGGATCGTCTGATGACGCCCACCCTCTCTTTCCTGGCTCGGAGTCGCAGTGCGGTCACATTGCCCCGCAACGGCCGCGACCAGGGTAGGGGCAGCGGCTCTGGGAGACGCCCCAGGAGGGGCCGGGCAGGGGCCGACCTAGCGCCTGGGCCGCACCCCGACCGCACTCATACCTCCGCAGCCGTGCCTGTGTGCCCGCGCTCGGCCTCCGCCAGCCCCCTGACACCGCCATGCAGCGCCCCCCGGAGCGTGCACCGCTGCACCCCGGCTGGGGAGCGCGGGGAGCGGCGCAAGCCCAGCGCTGGGGGCAGCCCCGCTCCGGCTCGCCGCCGGCCAGAGGCCTCTCCG gtgcagaaaaaagagaagaaggacaAGGAGAGGGAAAACGAGAAGGAAAAGAATGCCCTGGCCCGGGAGCGTAGCCTCAAAAAGCGCCAGTCGCTACCTGCTACTGTGCGGCCACGTCTCTCTGCTGGCGCCACCTCAGAGCTCAG CCCCAAGTCCAAGGCCCGGCCATCCTCTCCTTCCTGGCACAGGCCTGCCTCCCCAtgccccagcccagggccaggaCACACTCTGCCTCCAAAACCACCGTCCCCCAGAGGCACCACTGCATCACCCAAGGGTCGGGTTcggaggaaggaggaggcaaaGGAGAGCCCCAACACAGCAGGACCCGAGGACAAGAACCAGAGCAAGAGCAGGGCCAGTGATGAGAAGGAGCCAGCAGCCCCAGCCTCACCAGCACCCTCACCTGTGCCCTCAcccacccctgcccagccccagaaGGAGCAGCCCATAGCAGAGATCCCTGCAG GTACTGCTGTCCTGACCTCACCCCCAACGCCCGCTCCCCCAGTGACCCCTAGCAAACCCATGGCTGGCACCACAGACCGTGAAGAGGCCACTCGGCTCCTGGCTGAGAAAAGGCGCCAGGCCCGGGAGCAGCGTGAGCGGGAGGAACAAGAACGGAAGCTGCAGGCAGAAAGGGACAA GCGAATGAGAGAGGAGCAGCTGgcgcgggaggctgaggcccgggcagagcaggaggctgaggcccagagGCGGGAGGAGCAGGAGGCCCGAGAGAAGGCACAGGCGGAGCAGGAGGAGCAAGAGCGGCTGCAAAAGCAG AAAGAGGAGGCTGAAGCCCGGTCACGGGAAGAAGCGGAAAGGCAGCGCCTGGAGAGGGAAAAGCACTTCCAGCGAGAGGAACAGGAGCGGCAGGAGCGCAGAAAG CGTCTGGAGGAGATAATGAAGAGGACTCGGAAGTCAGAAGTTGCTGAAACCAAG CAGAAACAGGACAGAAAGGAGGCAAAAGCCAACAATTCCGACCCAG ATCCTGTGAAGGTTGTGGAAGCTCGACCCTCAGGGCTGCAGAAGGAAGCTGTGCAGAAAGAGGAGCCAGCTTCCCAGGAGCCTCAGTGGAG CCTGCCAAGCAAGGAGCTGCCTGGGTCCCTGGTGAATGGCTTGCAGCCTCTCCCAGCGCATCAAGAGAATGGCTTCTCCCCCAAGGGACCCTCTGGGGACAAGAGTCTGGGCCGAACACCAGAAGCACTCCTGCCCTTTGCAGAGGCAGAAGCCTTCCTCAAGAAAGCTGTGGTACAGCCTCCACAGGTCACAG AAGTCCTTTAA